The following is a genomic window from Chryseobacterium sp. StRB126.
TGACGGCTCCACAGATAAGACTCGTGACGTTATCAGGAAGTATACAGAGGCTGATTCCCGTTTTGAAACCATTAATCTTCAGAAATCAGAACATCAACCAGGCTCAAAAGTAGTTCATGCCTTTAAAAGTGGCTTGCAGACACAATCCGTAGATGAATTCGATATCATCTGTAAATTTGATGCCGATATTATTCTGCCTGAAAATTATCTGGAAACTGTAGAAAAAGCTTTTATCAATCATCCTGAATACGGACTGGTAGGCGGTTTACTCTATATAGAAAAAGAAGGGAATTGGGTGTATGAAGGAAATTCTAATAAACATCACGTCAGAGGACCTATGAAAGCTTACCGGAAAGAATGTTTTGTTCAGATGGGAGGCTTAAGGGAGACATTAGGATGGGATAATATAGATTCTATCTTGTTGGAACATCTGGGATGGAAGGAAGTGGTCTTGCCTGAACTTCATGTAAAACTTATTAAAGTAAAAGGAGCAGATTATACCATAAGACCCGCCGACTACTACGGTCGCTATTTTTATTTTTTAGGATTAAATAGATTCCTGGCTTATATTGCGGCCTCAAAGGAAGCGATGAAAAGTAAATCTCCATCATTTTTCTTTGATATTGTAAAGTCTTATGAAGGTTGCAAGTCTAAAAAACTGGAGCTTAAAATTTCAAAAGAAGAACAAAAAACCATCAATGACCAACGTTGGAGAATGTTGAAAAAAAAATGGCTGAAAATGTAGAGATGTATCTGTTATCTATAGAAATAGTAATATCAATAGGAGCGGGCTTTAGCCCGGCCTGTCAAATTAAATAATTCCATTGGCTTTAGCCAAAATCTAAAAAATAACCCCAATCAATCAGTGAAAAAAATAGCTTACATAGAACTAGATACGCACGCAGAAATAGCGCACGCTTTCATGGATATCATGGAAGGATCTCAGGATTTCAGTGTAGATTATTATTTTTCCAAGAGAATCAAAGATCAGGTTAGTGCAACCGAATCAAACATT
Proteins encoded in this region:
- a CDS encoding glycosyltransferase, which produces MRFLIIIPAHNEEQNLSSTLDSLQQQSSKDFKVVVVNDGSTDKTRDVIRKYTEADSRFETINLQKSEHQPGSKVVHAFKSGLQTQSVDEFDIICKFDADIILPENYLETVEKAFINHPEYGLVGGLLYIEKEGNWVYEGNSNKHHVRGPMKAYRKECFVQMGGLRETLGWDNIDSILLEHLGWKEVVLPELHVKLIKVKGADYTIRPADYYGRYFYFLGLNRFLAYIAASKEAMKSKSPSFFFDIVKSYEGCKSKKLELKISKEEQKTINDQRWRMLKKKWLKM